One region of Rana temporaria chromosome 11, aRanTem1.1, whole genome shotgun sequence genomic DNA includes:
- the LOC120917890 gene encoding cytochrome b-c1 complex subunit Rieske, mitochondrial → MLSLATRSGALSPYLSATSYAVAGQLKPLVSGVVSHGEKVPLDVKRTTVRGQSARGPISATARISGPSSVRYLHSDVTVPEFSDYRRSDVADSTKSSQPSDNSRKAYSYLVTGLATVTTAYVAKSVVSQFVSSMSASADVLAMSKIEVKLSEIPEGKNVCFKWRGKPLFIRHRTAKEIEQEAAVELSELRDPQHDLDRVKKPEWAILIGVCTHLGCVPIANAGDYGGYYCPCHGSHYDASGRIRKGPAPLNLEVPFYEFPTEELVIVG, encoded by the exons ATGTTGTCCCTGGCCACCCGCTCCGGAGCGCTCTCCCCGTACCTCTCCGCCACCTCGTACGCCGTGGCCGGGCAGCTGAAGCCGCTGGTGTCCGGGGTGGTGTCACACGGGGAGAAGGTGCCGCTGGATGTCAAGAGAACGACTGTGAGGGGCCAGAGCGCCCGGGGGCCCATCTCCGCCACCGCCCGGATCAGCG GTCCCTCTTCCGTTCGCTACTTACACAGCGATGTCACCGTCCCAGAATTCTCGGACTACCGCCGCTCTGACGTCGCCGACAGCACCAAGTCCTCGCAGCCCAGCGATAATTCCAGGAAGGCTTACTCTTACCTGGTCACCGGCCTTGCCACAGTCACCACGGCCTACGTCGCAAAGAGCGTCGTCTCCCAGTTCGTCTCCAGCATGAGCGCCTCCGCCGACGTCCTGGCCATGTCGAAGATCGAAGTGAAGCTGTCCGAGATCCCAGAGGGAAAGAACGTGTGCTTCAAATGGCGAGGCAAGCCTCTGTTCATCCGTCACAGGACGGCCAAGGAGATCGAGCAGGAGGCCGCCGTCGAATTGAGCGAGTTGAGGGACCCACAGCACGACCTTGACAGGGTGAAGAAACCCGAGTGGGCCATCCTCATCGGAGTCTGCACTCACCTGGGGTGTGTCCCCATAGCCAACGCGGGAGATTACGGCGGCTATTACTGCCCGTGTCACGGCTCCCATTATGACGCATCTGGGCGGATTAGAAAGGGCCCGGCGCCTCTGAACCTGGAGGTTCCCTTTTACGAGTTTCCAACTGAAGAGCTTGTAATAGTTGGGTAG